The DNA sequence CTCAATATTCTCCCCGGGCACTGGGACACAAAAACCGGCATTGCTGTAGGGAAAAGAGAAGGCCAGGTACTTGATCTCCCGGATCTCTTTATCCCAGATGACTCGTGTCGTCCCAAAGTCTGCCTGGGCCTGGCCGGGCCGGTGTTCGAGCCGCAAATATTTTTCTTCCCTCTCGGCCCGTAGTTCTTTCTTGCGGTTGGCAACATACTGGCGGACCGTCCGGTCCTTACCCGTAAAGCCATATTCCTGGCAAAGCCGCCGGTAAATCACGGCTGCGGTTTGGCGGTCTTTGCGATTTTTAAGCATATCCTCCATAAGCCAGGTATCAACTATCTCCCTATAGGGTTCCATTACCGGCTGCCGGCGGTGCTTGGGGCTAGAAGCCTGGTTCCAATCTTCCCTTTGGGCATACTTGGCTGCTGTACGCCAGTTAATGCCCATTTGCTTGCTAATCTCGCGAATACTGTAATCTTTCTTTTCGTAAAGGAGCCTGATATACTCTTGTTCGGGCATTGCCAACACCTCTTTTTCCCCTCCTGCTTTTGGCGAAGTCAGAAGGGTTTATTCCTGAGCGTGATGGCAATGTCCTTCTTCATTTTCTCCGTTGTGCACTTTTGGCTGCCATTTTATGCACTTCTATTATGCCAAAACCAGAGAGAGAAATCTTCAATAATCAGATTGCGAGCATGTTTGCAGTATGAAAGGAACAGCTTGAAAGTGTCCCGGTATGATCGGATCGTATTGGGGCTGACATTGCGCTGCCCTGGAAGATAAGAAGTGAGATACCGGGACAATGCCTTGGCAAAGTCAGTCGGTTTCAAGGCTATCGCCCCCGATTACTGGTATGACGTGGCCAAAGGCATGTTCCACTCTGGCCGTGATATCCGGATAAAGTTCGGCGGT is a window from the Peptococcaceae bacterium genome containing:
- a CDS encoding site-specific integrase, translated to MSRYLTSYLPGQRNVSPNTIRSYRDTFKLFLSYCKHARNLIIEDFSLWFWHNRSA